The following are encoded together in the Actinoplanes sp. N902-109 genome:
- the mgrA gene encoding L-glyceraldehyde 3-phosphate reductase has protein sequence MFPERVPRLWRVTYSAAHERYDTMSYRRAGRSGLRLPAISLGLWHNFGDNKPFETQRAIVRRAFDLGITHFDLANNYGPPYGSAETTFGRLLAGDLKPYRDELIISSKAGYDMWPGPYGDHGSRKYLIASLDQSLQRLGLDYVDIFYHHRPDPDTPIEETMGALDAIVRSGKALYVGLSNYTSEQTTRAAAVLAELGTPLLIHQPSYSILNRRLEHDNLLDTLEQAGAGCIAFSPLQQGLLTDRYLNGIPADSRIRTSRFLTEDALDPATLARLHTLNGIAGRRGQSLAQTALAWALRDPRMTSLIIGASSVRQLENNVAALDNLSLSDSELAEIDATVLDR, from the coding sequence ATGTTTCCGGAACGTGTCCCTAGGCTGTGGCGTGTGACCTACTCTGCCGCGCACGAGCGCTACGACACCATGAGCTACCGCCGCGCCGGGCGCAGCGGCCTGCGACTGCCCGCCATCAGCCTCGGCCTGTGGCACAACTTCGGCGACAACAAGCCCTTCGAGACCCAGCGCGCCATCGTCCGCCGCGCCTTCGACCTCGGCATCACCCACTTCGACCTGGCCAACAACTACGGCCCCCCGTACGGCAGCGCCGAGACCACCTTCGGCCGGCTCCTGGCCGGCGACCTCAAGCCCTACCGCGACGAACTGATCATCAGCAGCAAGGCCGGCTACGACATGTGGCCCGGCCCCTACGGCGACCACGGCTCCCGCAAGTACCTCATCGCCTCGCTCGACCAGTCGCTGCAACGCCTCGGCCTGGACTACGTCGACATCTTCTACCACCACCGCCCCGACCCCGACACCCCGATCGAGGAGACCATGGGCGCCCTCGACGCCATCGTGCGCAGCGGCAAGGCGCTCTACGTCGGGCTGAGCAACTACACCAGCGAGCAGACCACCCGCGCCGCCGCCGTGCTCGCCGAGCTGGGCACCCCGCTGCTCATCCACCAGCCGTCCTACTCGATCCTCAACCGCCGCCTCGAGCACGACAACCTGCTCGACACCCTGGAACAGGCCGGCGCCGGCTGCATCGCCTTCAGCCCCCTGCAACAGGGCCTGCTCACCGACCGCTACCTCAACGGCATCCCCGCCGACAGCCGCATCCGCACCAGCCGCTTCCTCACCGAGGACGCCCTGGACCCCGCGACCCTGGCCCGGCTGCACACGCTCAACGGCATCGCCGGGCGCCGCGGCCAGAGCCTGGCCCAGACGGCCCTCGCCTGGGCCCTGCGTGACCCCCGCATGACCAGCCTCATCATCGGCGCCAGCAGCGTGCGCCAGCTCGAGAACAACGTCGCCGCCCTGGACAACCTGAGCCTGAGCGACAGCGAACTCGCCGAGATCGACGCCACCGTCCTCGACCGGTGA
- a CDS encoding chorismate-binding protein produces MVHGAGRYDHFPTAARPGPPGSPASCLRRHRPSCRFEWFRSDGGDPAELVTQWLAGNGLPVRDLILSATPFHPIGDGSVCGSSLFVSADACSVMAGGAPGAPAPVPGIPDVAAVLYVHDDAAGAGPAVGESDAGGDNQYPWWLGDWVPSWTPAEHAAAVQAVRAAIGRGDVYQANVVGHASAPYTGDPARALQRVTELPGARYGGVLSGTGWAIASASPETLVEVRAGRVITRPIKGTRPATATGRADLLASAKERAEHIMIVDLMRNDLARLPGVGPVVVDELFAVRRWAQLWQAESQVSAPIIGDLDLAALLRALCPGGSVTGAPKLAALHRIAALEPVGRGVSMGALGWVGTDHIDLGLTIRTVAAGSGRLHLWAGGGITIDSDPAAEVAEAAAKAAPIRRALA; encoded by the coding sequence ATGGTCCACGGCGCGGGCCGATACGACCACTTTCCGACAGCGGCGCGACCGGGTCCGCCGGGTTCTCCGGCCTCCTGCCTGCGCCGTCACCGTCCGTCATGCCGGTTCGAGTGGTTCCGGTCCGACGGGGGTGACCCCGCCGAGCTTGTTACACAGTGGCTCGCCGGCAACGGACTACCGGTGCGAGACCTCATCCTTTCGGCCACCCCTTTCCACCCGATCGGCGATGGCTCGGTCTGTGGATCATCACTCTTCGTGTCAGCTGATGCCTGCTCGGTGATGGCCGGCGGGGCTCCGGGCGCCCCGGCTCCGGTGCCGGGAATCCCGGATGTGGCAGCGGTTCTGTACGTGCACGACGACGCGGCCGGCGCCGGCCCGGCCGTCGGTGAAAGCGATGCGGGTGGTGACAATCAGTATCCATGGTGGCTGGGCGACTGGGTACCCAGTTGGACACCGGCCGAGCATGCCGCCGCGGTGCAGGCGGTCCGCGCGGCGATCGGGCGCGGCGACGTGTACCAGGCCAACGTGGTGGGTCACGCCAGTGCCCCGTACACCGGCGATCCGGCCCGGGCCCTACAGCGGGTAACCGAACTGCCGGGTGCCCGCTACGGCGGCGTGCTCAGCGGCACCGGCTGGGCGATCGCCTCGGCCTCGCCGGAGACCCTGGTCGAGGTCCGCGCCGGCCGGGTGATCACCCGGCCGATCAAGGGGACCCGGCCGGCCACCGCGACCGGGCGCGCCGACCTGCTTGCCTCGGCCAAGGAACGCGCCGAGCACATCATGATCGTCGACCTGATGCGCAACGACCTGGCGCGGTTGCCCGGCGTGGGCCCGGTGGTCGTGGACGAGCTGTTCGCCGTACGCCGGTGGGCGCAGCTGTGGCAGGCCGAGTCGCAGGTGTCAGCGCCGATCATCGGGGATCTCGACCTGGCGGCGCTGCTGCGCGCGCTGTGCCCGGGCGGATCGGTGACCGGCGCGCCCAAGCTGGCCGCGCTGCACCGGATCGCGGCTCTGGAACCGGTGGGCCGCGGGGTGAGCATGGGCGCGCTGGGCTGGGTCGGCACCGACCACATCGACCTCGGCCTGACCATCCGTACGGTCGCGGCCGGCTCGGGTCGCCTGCACCTGTGGGCGGGCGGCGGCATCACGATCGACAGCGACCCGGCGGCCGAGGTCGCCGAGGCGGCGGCCAAGGCCGCCCCGATCCGGCGGGCCCTGGCATGA
- a CDS encoding peptide deformylase, translating into MTVRPIRLYGDPVLRTTSDPVTVFDEAVRRLVQDLEDTVREPGRAGVAAPQIGVNLRAFSFNVDGRVGHLINPVLSDPEGAQDDPEACLSLPDLGFPTQRAMAVTATGVDQHGEPVTIRGTGLLARALQHETDHLDGTLYIDTLRGDTRRQALRELRRIPR; encoded by the coding sequence ATGACTGTGCGTCCCATCCGCTTGTACGGCGACCCGGTGCTGCGCACCACCAGCGACCCCGTCACGGTCTTCGACGAGGCGGTACGCCGGCTCGTGCAGGACCTGGAGGACACCGTGCGGGAACCGGGCCGGGCCGGCGTGGCCGCGCCGCAGATCGGGGTGAACCTGCGCGCGTTCTCGTTCAACGTCGACGGCCGGGTGGGTCACCTGATCAACCCGGTGCTGTCCGATCCCGAGGGCGCGCAGGACGACCCGGAGGCATGCCTGTCACTGCCCGACCTGGGCTTTCCCACCCAGCGCGCGATGGCCGTCACCGCTACCGGCGTCGACCAGCACGGCGAGCCGGTGACCATCCGGGGCACCGGGCTGCTGGCGCGCGCCCTGCAGCACGAGACCGACCACCTCGACGGCACCCTGTACATCGACACCCTCAGGGGTGACACCCGCCGCCAGGCGCTGCGCGAGCTACGCCGCATCCCCCGCTGA
- a CDS encoding DNA polymerase beta superfamily protein, whose translation MNLFPPDTILSVVVGSRAYGLDGPGSDHDRRGVFAAPTRAFWRLDKPPTHLDGPRDEQFSWELDRFCTLALQANPTVLETLWSPLVEHRTPDGQHLLRVRQAFLSRRVADTYGGYARDQLHRADAHRTRTGHTNGKQAMHMLRLLMAGAHVLRTGDILLDMRAHRDRLLSVRTGDTGWTAITAWADDLLAELADAARTTTLPAEPDRPRVDDLLMTVRARNLG comes from the coding sequence ATGAACCTGTTCCCACCGGACACGATCCTGTCGGTCGTGGTCGGCAGCCGCGCCTACGGCCTCGACGGCCCCGGCTCCGACCACGACCGGCGCGGCGTGTTCGCCGCCCCCACCCGCGCCTTCTGGCGCCTCGACAAACCACCCACCCACCTCGACGGCCCCCGCGACGAGCAGTTCTCCTGGGAACTCGACCGCTTCTGCACCCTCGCCCTGCAAGCCAACCCGACCGTTCTGGAAACCCTCTGGTCCCCGCTCGTCGAGCACCGGACCCCCGACGGTCAGCACCTGCTGCGCGTCCGGCAAGCCTTCCTGTCGCGCCGCGTCGCCGACACCTACGGCGGCTACGCCCGCGACCAGCTGCACCGCGCCGACGCGCACCGCACCCGCACCGGCCACACCAACGGCAAGCAAGCCATGCACATGCTGCGGCTGCTCATGGCCGGCGCCCACGTCCTGCGCACCGGCGACATCCTGCTCGACATGCGAGCCCACCGCGACCGGCTGCTGAGCGTCCGGACCGGCGACACCGGCTGGACCGCCATCACCGCCTGGGCAGACGACCTGCTCGCCGAGCTCGCCGACGCCGCGCGCACCACCACCCTGCCCGCCGAACCCGACCGCCCCCGCGTCGACGACCTGCTCATGACCGTACGGGCAAGGAATCTGGGCTGA
- the gcvP gene encoding aminomethyl-transferring glycine dehydrogenase: MTFANRHIGPDADAQTQMLKAIGYASLEALMDAAIPEVIRWHGSLELPAAASEEQTIAELREIAGRNTVATSMIGLGYYGTVTPAVIRRNVLENPAWYTAYTPYQPEISQGRLEALLNFQTMVTDLTGLTTANASMLDEGTAVAEAMTLARRSSKSKSNVYVVDADTLPQSLSVLRTRAEPLGIELRLVDLDAGERLPAEFFGLHLQYPGASGAVRDHAALVEAAHGVGALVTVAADLLALTLLRAPGEIGADIAAGTTQRFGVPLGFGGPHAGYLAVRSGLERSLPGRLVGVSKDADGAPAYRLALQTREQHIRRERATSNICTAQVLLAVMASMYAVYHGPDGLRAIASRVHEMAGALASGLRGAGIEVSSAAFFDTVTAVVPGRAAEVVAAAGVAGINLRLVDADRVSVAADETTTPAQVSAVLAAFGAADAPEFRDGIPAGLARTTDYLTHPVFHSHRSETAMLRYLRKLSDRDYALDRGMIPLGSCTMKLNATTEMEPVSWAEFANIHPFAPASQTGGYEALVAQLEGWLAEVTGYDAVSVQPNAGSQGELAGLLAIRGYHRAAGAAHRDVCLIPSSAHGTNAASAVMAGMRVVVVACDDMGNVDLADLDAKIEKHRDALAAIMVTYPSTHGVYEKGIAELCAKVHDAGGQVYVDGANLNALVGFAKPGKFGADVSHLNLHKTFCIPHGGGGPGVGPVAVRSHLQPYLPGDPLSQAGDTHAVSAAAHGSAGILPISWAYLRMMGPDGLAAATSAAVLTANYVAARLRDHYPVLYAGNEGLVAHECILDLRPITKATGVSVDDVAKRLIDYGFHAPTMSFPVAGTLMVEPTESEDLAELDRFCAAMIAIKGEIDRVAAGEWPADDNPLCNAPHTAAAVTADEWAHAYPRSLGGFPAGVDRTAKYWPPVRRIDGAYGDRNLVCSCPSPEAFED, encoded by the coding sequence ATGACGTTTGCCAACCGCCACATCGGTCCGGATGCGGACGCGCAGACCCAGATGCTCAAAGCGATCGGGTACGCCTCGCTGGAGGCGTTGATGGATGCCGCGATCCCCGAGGTGATCCGCTGGCACGGCAGCCTGGAGCTGCCGGCGGCGGCCTCGGAGGAGCAGACGATCGCGGAGCTGCGCGAGATCGCGGGCCGCAACACCGTGGCGACCTCGATGATCGGTTTGGGGTATTACGGCACGGTGACCCCGGCGGTGATCCGGCGCAACGTGCTGGAGAACCCGGCGTGGTACACCGCTTACACGCCGTATCAGCCGGAGATCAGTCAGGGCCGGCTGGAGGCGTTGCTGAACTTCCAGACGATGGTGACCGACCTGACCGGGCTGACCACGGCCAATGCGTCGATGCTGGACGAGGGCACGGCGGTGGCCGAGGCGATGACGCTGGCGCGGCGGTCGTCGAAGAGCAAGAGCAACGTGTACGTGGTGGATGCGGACACGCTGCCCCAGTCGTTGTCGGTGCTGCGCACCCGGGCCGAGCCGCTGGGCATCGAGCTGCGCCTGGTCGATCTGGACGCGGGTGAGCGGTTGCCGGCCGAGTTCTTCGGGCTGCACCTGCAGTACCCGGGGGCGTCGGGGGCGGTGCGGGACCACGCCGCGCTGGTCGAGGCGGCGCACGGGGTCGGCGCGCTGGTGACGGTGGCCGCTGACCTGCTGGCGTTGACGTTGCTGCGCGCGCCCGGTGAGATCGGTGCCGACATCGCGGCGGGCACCACGCAGCGGTTCGGCGTACCGCTGGGCTTCGGTGGGCCGCACGCGGGTTACCTGGCGGTGCGTTCCGGGCTGGAGCGGTCGCTGCCGGGGCGGCTGGTGGGGGTGTCCAAGGATGCGGACGGCGCGCCGGCCTACCGGCTGGCGTTGCAGACGCGCGAGCAGCACATCCGCCGGGAGCGGGCGACCAGCAACATCTGCACGGCGCAGGTGCTGCTGGCGGTGATGGCCAGCATGTACGCGGTGTATCACGGCCCGGACGGGTTGCGGGCGATCGCGTCGCGGGTGCACGAGATGGCCGGGGCGCTGGCTTCGGGGCTGCGCGGGGCGGGTATCGAGGTGAGCTCGGCGGCGTTCTTCGACACGGTGACCGCGGTGGTGCCGGGCCGGGCGGCCGAGGTGGTCGCGGCGGCCGGGGTGGCGGGGATCAACCTGCGGCTGGTGGATGCCGACCGGGTGTCGGTGGCCGCCGACGAGACGACCACGCCGGCGCAGGTGTCGGCGGTGCTGGCGGCGTTCGGGGCGGCTGACGCGCCGGAGTTCCGGGACGGCATCCCGGCGGGGCTGGCCCGTACGACCGATTATCTGACCCATCCGGTGTTCCACTCGCACCGTTCCGAGACGGCGATGCTGCGCTACCTGCGCAAGCTGTCGGACCGGGACTACGCCCTGGACCGGGGCATGATCCCGTTGGGCTCGTGCACGATGAAGCTCAACGCGACCACCGAGATGGAGCCGGTGAGCTGGGCCGAGTTCGCCAACATCCACCCGTTCGCGCCGGCCTCGCAGACCGGCGGGTACGAGGCCCTGGTGGCGCAGCTGGAGGGCTGGCTGGCCGAGGTCACCGGCTATGACGCGGTGAGTGTGCAGCCCAATGCCGGGTCGCAGGGGGAGCTGGCGGGGCTGCTGGCGATCCGTGGCTACCACAGGGCCGCCGGTGCGGCGCACCGGGACGTGTGCCTGATCCCGTCGAGCGCGCACGGCACGAACGCGGCCAGCGCGGTGATGGCGGGCATGCGGGTGGTCGTGGTGGCCTGTGACGACATGGGCAACGTGGATCTGGCCGACCTGGACGCCAAGATCGAGAAGCACCGGGACGCGCTGGCCGCGATCATGGTGACGTACCCGTCGACGCACGGGGTGTACGAGAAGGGCATCGCCGAGCTGTGCGCCAAGGTGCACGACGCGGGCGGTCAGGTGTACGTGGACGGCGCCAACCTCAACGCCCTGGTGGGGTTTGCCAAGCCGGGCAAGTTCGGCGCCGACGTGTCGCACCTGAACCTGCACAAGACGTTCTGCATCCCGCACGGTGGTGGCGGTCCGGGGGTGGGCCCGGTGGCGGTGCGCTCGCACCTGCAGCCGTACCTGCCGGGTGATCCGTTGTCGCAGGCCGGTGACACGCACGCGGTGTCGGCGGCGGCGCACGGCTCGGCGGGCATCCTGCCGATCTCGTGGGCGTACCTGCGGATGATGGGCCCGGACGGGCTGGCCGCGGCGACCTCGGCGGCGGTGCTGACGGCCAACTACGTGGCGGCGCGGCTGCGCGACCACTACCCGGTGCTGTACGCGGGTAACGAGGGTCTGGTCGCCCACGAGTGCATCCTGGATCTGCGCCCGATCACCAAGGCCACCGGGGTGAGCGTGGACGATGTGGCCAAGCGGCTGATCGACTACGGTTTCCACGCGCCGACCATGTCGTTCCCGGTGGCGGGCACCCTGATGGTGGAGCCCACCGAGAGCGAGGATCTGGCCGAGCTCGACCGGTTCTGCGCCGCGATGATCGCGATCAAGGGTGAGATCGACCGGGTGGCGGCGGGCGAGTGGCCGGCCGATGACAACCCGCTGTGCAACGCCCCGCACACCGCGGCGGCGGTGACGGCCGACGAGTGGGCGCACGCCTACCCGCGGTCGCTGGGTGGCTTCCCGGCGGGGGTGGACCGCACGGCGAAGTACTGGCCGCCGGTGCGCCGCATCGACGGTGCGTACGGCGACCGCAACCTGGTCTGCTCGTGCCCGTCGCCGGAGGCGTTCGAGGACTGA
- a CDS encoding alanine racemase → MSAPEPVLAALRGRPSPVCAYVYDRQALRERAAAVRAALPANTILLYAVKANGHPDVAGTLAQACDGLEVASGGELELAVAAGARRIVFGGPAKTDAELAAALHAGAQINIESGQELLRLDRLAAAAGIQAQACVRVNRATATVTGTHAMTGTPTPFGVDESRLGQFFALPREHVTILGFHLHAVSNNLDAAAHARFLTDCLTWSASAAARHGITLRVVNAGGGLGVDYTTAGTTIDLTGFARGVRVPDGVTLIMEPGRVLAADAGWYAAEVLDLKHTHGTWFAVLRGGTHHFRLPAAWGYSHPFTVLERPVWPYPWDRPSVSGVPVDAVGELCTPRDVLARAQPVERLRVGDVLVFARTGAYGWDISHHDFLRHEPPEFLVL, encoded by the coding sequence ATGAGCGCGCCTGAACCCGTGCTGGCCGCGCTGCGCGGCCGGCCCTCGCCGGTCTGTGCCTACGTCTACGACCGGCAGGCGCTGCGGGAGCGGGCCGCGGCGGTGCGCGCGGCACTGCCCGCGAACACGATCCTGCTGTACGCGGTGAAGGCCAACGGGCACCCCGACGTGGCCGGCACCCTCGCGCAGGCCTGCGACGGGCTGGAGGTCGCCTCCGGCGGCGAGCTCGAGCTGGCGGTGGCCGCCGGCGCGCGGCGCATCGTGTTCGGCGGCCCGGCCAAGACCGATGCCGAGCTGGCCGCCGCCCTGCACGCCGGCGCGCAGATCAACATCGAGAGCGGCCAGGAGCTGCTGCGGCTCGACCGGCTGGCCGCGGCCGCCGGGATCCAGGCCCAGGCCTGCGTACGGGTCAACCGCGCCACCGCCACCGTGACCGGCACCCACGCCATGACCGGCACCCCCACCCCGTTCGGCGTCGACGAGAGCCGGCTGGGGCAGTTCTTCGCGCTGCCCCGCGAGCACGTCACCATCCTCGGCTTCCACCTGCACGCGGTGTCGAACAACCTCGACGCCGCCGCGCACGCCCGCTTCCTCACCGACTGCCTGACCTGGTCGGCAAGCGCGGCGGCCCGGCACGGCATCACACTGCGGGTGGTCAACGCCGGGGGCGGGCTGGGCGTCGACTACACCACCGCCGGCACCACCATCGACCTGACCGGCTTCGCCCGGGGCGTACGGGTGCCCGACGGGGTGACGCTGATCATGGAACCGGGCCGCGTCCTGGCCGCCGACGCCGGCTGGTACGCCGCCGAGGTGCTCGACCTCAAGCACACCCACGGCACCTGGTTCGCCGTGCTGCGCGGCGGCACCCACCACTTCCGGCTGCCCGCGGCGTGGGGCTACAGCCACCCGTTCACGGTGCTCGAGCGCCCGGTGTGGCCGTACCCCTGGGACCGCCCCTCGGTGTCGGGCGTGCCGGTCGACGCCGTGGGCGAGCTGTGCACCCCGCGCGACGTGCTCGCCCGCGCCCAGCCCGTCGAGCGGCTGCGCGTCGGTGACGTGCTGGTGTTCGCCCGCACCGGCGCCTACGGCTGGGACATCTCGCACCACGACTTCCTGCGCCACGAGCCGCCGGAGTTCCTGGTGCTGTGA
- a CDS encoding SDR family NAD(P)-dependent oxidoreductase: METITLITGGNKGIGYETARRLKQAGHTVLIGARDPGRGRAAAGELGAGLLHLDITDQASVDAAAAAVRAEHGRLDVLVNNAAVNSVVAPLEQTSAEQVAAALDTNLLGALRVTNAFIPLLRASEHPRIVTVCSQVGSFTATVEQDMFDWRTVPPVYAIAKTALTMLTLKYSRELPGILVNAADPGYTRTDLNNRQGTQTVTEGSDAIVHLATLPDDGPTGTFLSRTGTVPW; this comes from the coding sequence ATGGAAACGATCACTCTGATCACCGGCGGCAACAAGGGCATCGGGTACGAGACCGCCCGCCGGCTCAAGCAGGCCGGGCACACCGTGCTCATCGGCGCCCGCGACCCCGGCCGCGGCCGGGCAGCCGCCGGCGAGCTCGGCGCCGGGCTGCTGCACCTGGACATCACCGACCAGGCAAGCGTCGACGCCGCCGCCGCGGCGGTGCGCGCCGAGCACGGGCGCCTGGACGTACTGGTCAACAACGCCGCGGTCAACAGCGTCGTGGCACCGCTGGAACAGACCAGCGCCGAGCAGGTCGCCGCGGCACTGGACACCAACCTGCTGGGGGCGCTGCGGGTCACCAACGCCTTCATCCCGCTGCTGCGCGCCTCCGAGCACCCCCGGATCGTCACCGTGTGCTCCCAGGTGGGCTCGTTCACGGCCACCGTGGAACAGGACATGTTCGACTGGCGAACTGTGCCACCGGTCTACGCCATCGCCAAGACCGCGCTGACCATGCTCACCCTCAAGTACTCCCGCGAGCTGCCCGGCATCCTCGTCAACGCCGCCGACCCCGGATACACCCGCACCGACCTCAACAACCGGCAGGGCACCCAGACCGTCACCGAGGGCAGCGACGCCATCGTGCACCTCGCCACGCTGCCCGACGACGGCCCCACCGGCACCTTCCTCAGCCGCACCGGAACCGTGCCCTGGTGA
- a CDS encoding helix-turn-helix domain-containing protein, giving the protein MVQDRTGTVRAPGLGTVLRGFRDRCDFVLPGTAGSARRAPGLRREELAVLAGVSVDYLVQLEQGRAARPSAPVVAALSRALRLDEEDSAVLHRAAGLAPATGALSRSVPGSVERMVTRLRDWPVAVYSADWWLLRWNAAWTALLGDSGRLAGRARNVVWFEMTQPSPLVWVDPREEEIYRDAIVGDLRVAYLEHPDDAELADLVTALHEVSAEFAERWGAARPARYRGMRKHVEHPVAGAVVLDGDVLQVPGSDVRVVVYSPAPDSPDAGRLARLVSGGC; this is encoded by the coding sequence GTGGTTCAGGACAGGACGGGCACGGTGCGGGCGCCGGGGCTGGGGACGGTGTTGCGCGGCTTCCGGGACCGTTGCGACTTCGTGCTTCCCGGTACGGCCGGTAGCGCGCGGCGGGCTCCGGGGCTGCGCCGCGAGGAGCTGGCGGTGCTGGCCGGGGTGTCGGTGGATTATCTGGTGCAACTGGAGCAGGGGCGGGCCGCCCGGCCGTCCGCGCCGGTGGTGGCGGCGTTGTCGCGGGCTTTGCGGCTGGACGAGGAGGACTCGGCGGTGCTGCACCGGGCGGCTGGTCTGGCCCCGGCGACCGGGGCGTTGTCGCGGTCGGTGCCCGGCAGTGTGGAGCGGATGGTCACCCGGTTGCGGGACTGGCCGGTGGCGGTGTATTCGGCGGACTGGTGGCTGCTGCGCTGGAATGCGGCCTGGACGGCGCTGCTGGGTGACTCGGGGCGGCTGGCCGGCCGGGCGCGCAACGTGGTCTGGTTCGAGATGACGCAACCCAGCCCGCTGGTGTGGGTGGATCCGCGGGAGGAGGAGATCTACCGCGACGCGATCGTGGGGGATCTGCGGGTGGCCTATCTGGAGCATCCCGACGACGCCGAGCTGGCTGACCTGGTCACGGCGTTGCACGAGGTCAGCGCCGAGTTCGCCGAGCGCTGGGGCGCGGCGCGGCCGGCTCGCTACCGGGGGATGCGCAAGCACGTGGAGCATCCGGTGGCCGGTGCGGTCGTGCTGGACGGTGACGTGCTGCAGGTGCCGGGCAGCGACGTGCGGGTGGTGGTGTATTCCCCGGCGCCGGACTCCCCGGACGCCGGGCGGCTGGCGCGGCTGGTGTCCGGCGGCTGCTGA
- a CDS encoding DUF5999 family protein, which translates to MCQHQTPCPSAEASDREAARIVATFPEQGWSLLCNGVIVFEDTGELLPDGSCVAPHRGPARHALAA; encoded by the coding sequence ATGTGCCAGCACCAAACCCCCTGCCCCTCCGCCGAAGCCTCCGACCGCGAAGCGGCCCGGATCGTGGCGACCTTCCCTGAGCAGGGTTGGAGCCTGCTGTGCAACGGTGTCATCGTCTTCGAGGACACCGGGGAACTGCTGCCCGACGGCAGCTGCGTCGCCCCGCACCGCGGTCCCGCCCGCCACGCCCTCGCAGCCTGA
- a CDS encoding pentapeptide repeat-containing protein gives MRWRILLGLTFVVAALALGLHPWAWPLWPATGRFLAAHWLALTLAGLGVVTLGRPAWRLPRVNGTWLLSYRGVATVAGVVAATGVIAMVAMLSVAAGSPVPGDRAKLQIDAIKYGLGSFAAAGAAAALLLGVRRQQHTEQAQIHTEHDATERRVTDLYTKAVEQLGSADAAVRLGGLYALERVAQNTAAQRQTVVNVVCAYLRMPYTPPADPPPLPAGDERDPRQELQVRLTAQRILSAHLSPGFADAFWPGIDLDLTGATLVDWALTHAEVGRVTCNRAVFHGTATFEGTAFAADATFTGATFLNHVKFREATFAGRALLDRVRVDGRSTFSQVSFCGEVWFDSATLARDAYFQQTRFVADADFSNTTFRANASFINATFSGNSTFVGSTFTEHAAFDRATFASSADFTRAEFGRTARFHQVTFAETTRFEHSTFRGNAHFSAITGQLMLDGARAEFRADRTDEWPAGWALGDEKDGYAPLRPSAGDAA, from the coding sequence ATGCGCTGGCGGATCCTGCTCGGACTGACGTTTGTGGTGGCGGCGCTGGCGCTGGGCCTGCACCCCTGGGCGTGGCCACTGTGGCCGGCCACCGGCCGCTTCCTCGCCGCGCACTGGCTCGCCTTGACCCTGGCCGGGCTGGGCGTGGTGACGCTGGGCCGACCGGCGTGGCGGCTGCCCCGGGTGAACGGCACCTGGTTGCTGTCCTACCGGGGCGTGGCCACCGTCGCGGGCGTGGTCGCCGCCACCGGGGTCATCGCCATGGTGGCGATGCTGAGCGTGGCGGCCGGCTCCCCGGTGCCCGGCGACCGCGCCAAACTCCAGATCGACGCGATCAAGTACGGTCTGGGCAGCTTCGCCGCCGCCGGCGCCGCGGCGGCCCTGCTGCTCGGGGTGCGCCGCCAGCAGCACACCGAGCAGGCCCAGATCCACACCGAGCACGACGCCACCGAACGCCGCGTCACCGACCTGTACACCAAGGCCGTCGAGCAGCTCGGCTCGGCCGACGCAGCGGTACGCCTGGGCGGCCTGTACGCCCTGGAGCGCGTCGCGCAGAACACCGCGGCCCAGCGCCAGACCGTGGTCAACGTGGTGTGCGCCTACCTGCGCATGCCTTACACCCCACCGGCCGACCCACCGCCGCTGCCGGCCGGGGACGAGCGCGATCCGCGTCAGGAGCTCCAGGTCCGGCTGACCGCCCAGCGCATCCTGTCGGCGCATCTGAGCCCCGGCTTCGCCGACGCCTTCTGGCCCGGCATCGACCTCGACCTGACCGGCGCCACCCTGGTCGACTGGGCGCTCACCCACGCCGAGGTCGGCCGCGTCACCTGCAACCGGGCGGTCTTCCACGGCACGGCGACCTTCGAGGGCACGGCGTTCGCCGCGGACGCCACCTTCACCGGCGCCACTTTCCTGAACCACGTCAAGTTCCGGGAAGCGACGTTCGCGGGCCGGGCGCTGCTCGACCGTGTGCGGGTCGACGGCCGCTCGACCTTCAGCCAGGTCTCGTTCTGCGGCGAGGTCTGGTTCGACAGCGCCACCCTGGCCAGGGATGCTTACTTCCAGCAGACCCGGTTCGTCGCCGACGCCGACTTCAGCAACACGACGTTCCGGGCCAACGCTTCGTTTATCAACGCCACGTTTTCGGGGAACAGCACGTTCGTGGGCTCAACCTTCACCGAGCACGCCGCTTTCGACCGCGCCACCTTCGCATCCTCGGCGGACTTCACGAGGGCCGAGTTCGGTCGCACGGCGCGCTTCCACCAGGTGACCTTCGCCGAGACGACTCGCTTCGAGCACTCCACGTTCCGCGGCAACGCCCACTTCTCGGCGATCACCGGGCAGCTGATGCTTGACGGGGCGCGGGCCGAGTTCCGCGCCGATCGCACTGACGAGTGGCCGGCGGGCTGGGCGCTGGGCGACGAGAAGGACGGTTACGCGCCGCTGCGGCCCTCAGCGGGGGATGCGGCGTAG